A DNA window from Hordeum vulgare subsp. vulgare chromosome 1H, MorexV3_pseudomolecules_assembly, whole genome shotgun sequence contains the following coding sequences:
- the LOC123443783 gene encoding putative glucan endo-1,3-beta-glucosidase GVI isoform X2, whose amino-acid sequence MARGDAGMYPAAAGGRGGSSTARKAAPWILACVFLLCSSVLFLGAEGAIGVNYGMIANNLPTPDKVIAMYKANKISYVRLFHPDTTVLTALRGTGIGVVLGTLNEDLAHLASDESFAASWVASYVKPFAGAVTFRYITAGNEVIPGDLGTHVLPAIRNIETALKAAGVTGVPVTTAVATSVLGVSYPPSQAAFSEGSAPVMAPLVAYLSSKKAPLLVNVYPYFAYAAEPETVQLGYALLAGSSSSSATSKVKVASVTDGGLVYTNMFDAILDAAHAAVEKAGAQGLELVVSETGWPSGGGGTGATVENAAAYNNNVIRHAASGAGTPRRPGKAVETYLFAMFNENQKPEGTEQHFGLFQPDMSAVYPVDFASGSY is encoded by the exons atggctCGTGGTGACGCGGGGATGTATCCTGCCGCGGCCGGCGGTCGCGGTGGCAGTAGCACGGCCAGGAAGGCTGCGCCGTGGATCCTCGCCTGCGTCTTCCTCCTCTGCTCGTCCGTCCTGTTCCTCG GAGCTGAAGGTGCCATTGGTGTGAACTATGGCATGATCGCCAACAACCTGCCGACGCCGgacaaggtgatcgccatgtacaAGGCCAACAAAATCAGCTACGTCCGCCTCTTCCACCCGGACACGACAGTCCTCACCGCGCTCCGGGGCACGGGCATCGGCGTTGTCCTTGGCACGCTCAACGAGGACCTCGCCCACCTCGCCTCTGACGAGTCCTTTGCTGCGTCGTGGGTGGCCTCCTATGTCAAGCCCTTCGCCGGCGCCGTCACCTTCCGGTACATCACGGCCGGCAATGAGGTCATCCCGGGCGACCTCGGCACGCACGTCCTGCCGGCCATTAGGAACATCGAGACCGCGCTCAAGGCGGCAGGCGTCACAGGCGTCCCTGTCACGACGGCCGTGGCCACGTCCGTGCTCGGCGTGTCGTACCCGCCGTCGCAGGCCGCGTTCTCCGAGGGCTCGGCGCCGGTGATGGCACCGCTGGTGGCATACCTGTCGTCGAAGAAGGCGCCGCTGCTGGTGAACGTGTACCCCTACTTCGCGTACGCGGCGGAGCCGGAGACGGTGCAGCTCGGGTACGCGCTGCTGGCCGGGTCGTCGTCGTCGAGCGCGACGTCCAAGGTCAAGGTGGCGTCGGTGACGGACGGCGGGCTGGTGTACACCAACATGTTCGACGCGATCCTGGACGCGGCGCACGCGGCGGTGGAGAAGGCCGGGGCGCAGGGGCTGGAGCTGGTGGTGTCGGAGACCGGGTggccgtcgggcggcggcggcacgggcgCCACCGTGGAGAACGCGGCGGCGTACAACAACAACGTGATCCGGCACGCGGCGTCGGGCGCCGGCACGCCGCGGAGGCCGGGCAAGGCCGTGGAGACGTACCTGTTCGCCATGTTCAACGAGAACCAGAAGCCCGAGGGCACGGAGCAGCACTTCGGCCTCTTCCAGCCGGACATGAGCGCCGTCTACCCCGTCGACTTCGCCTCCGGCTCCTACTGA
- the LOC123443783 gene encoding putative glucan endo-1,3-beta-glucosidase GVI isoform X1: protein MARGDAGMYPAAAGGRGGSSTARKAAPWILACVFLLCSSVLFLVIRKYVRSSARSHPGDESRAEGAIGVNYGMIANNLPTPDKVIAMYKANKISYVRLFHPDTTVLTALRGTGIGVVLGTLNEDLAHLASDESFAASWVASYVKPFAGAVTFRYITAGNEVIPGDLGTHVLPAIRNIETALKAAGVTGVPVTTAVATSVLGVSYPPSQAAFSEGSAPVMAPLVAYLSSKKAPLLVNVYPYFAYAAEPETVQLGYALLAGSSSSSATSKVKVASVTDGGLVYTNMFDAILDAAHAAVEKAGAQGLELVVSETGWPSGGGGTGATVENAAAYNNNVIRHAASGAGTPRRPGKAVETYLFAMFNENQKPEGTEQHFGLFQPDMSAVYPVDFASGSY from the exons atggctCGTGGTGACGCGGGGATGTATCCTGCCGCGGCCGGCGGTCGCGGTGGCAGTAGCACGGCCAGGAAGGCTGCGCCGTGGATCCTCGCCTGCGTCTTCCTCCTCTGCTCGTCCGTCCTGTTCCTCG TCATACGCAAGTACGTACGTTCGTCTGCTAGATCGCATCCGGGCGATGAATCCA GAGCTGAAGGTGCCATTGGTGTGAACTATGGCATGATCGCCAACAACCTGCCGACGCCGgacaaggtgatcgccatgtacaAGGCCAACAAAATCAGCTACGTCCGCCTCTTCCACCCGGACACGACAGTCCTCACCGCGCTCCGGGGCACGGGCATCGGCGTTGTCCTTGGCACGCTCAACGAGGACCTCGCCCACCTCGCCTCTGACGAGTCCTTTGCTGCGTCGTGGGTGGCCTCCTATGTCAAGCCCTTCGCCGGCGCCGTCACCTTCCGGTACATCACGGCCGGCAATGAGGTCATCCCGGGCGACCTCGGCACGCACGTCCTGCCGGCCATTAGGAACATCGAGACCGCGCTCAAGGCGGCAGGCGTCACAGGCGTCCCTGTCACGACGGCCGTGGCCACGTCCGTGCTCGGCGTGTCGTACCCGCCGTCGCAGGCCGCGTTCTCCGAGGGCTCGGCGCCGGTGATGGCACCGCTGGTGGCATACCTGTCGTCGAAGAAGGCGCCGCTGCTGGTGAACGTGTACCCCTACTTCGCGTACGCGGCGGAGCCGGAGACGGTGCAGCTCGGGTACGCGCTGCTGGCCGGGTCGTCGTCGTCGAGCGCGACGTCCAAGGTCAAGGTGGCGTCGGTGACGGACGGCGGGCTGGTGTACACCAACATGTTCGACGCGATCCTGGACGCGGCGCACGCGGCGGTGGAGAAGGCCGGGGCGCAGGGGCTGGAGCTGGTGGTGTCGGAGACCGGGTggccgtcgggcggcggcggcacgggcgCCACCGTGGAGAACGCGGCGGCGTACAACAACAACGTGATCCGGCACGCGGCGTCGGGCGCCGGCACGCCGCGGAGGCCGGGCAAGGCCGTGGAGACGTACCTGTTCGCCATGTTCAACGAGAACCAGAAGCCCGAGGGCACGGAGCAGCACTTCGGCCTCTTCCAGCCGGACATGAGCGCCGTCTACCCCGTCGACTTCGCCTCCGGCTCCTACTGA
- the LOC123413478 gene encoding putative xyloglucan glycosyltransferase 10, which produces MAPWDGFWAGRAAIAGGNAYRDMPVIVKMENPNWSIPEIDDGGDDNEDLFARAGGQRRRVKNVKQITWVFLLKAHRAAGCLAWLASAAVALGGTARRRVAIGRTDSGDTDAEYEERTAAPRRSRFYMLIKASLLMSIFLLLVELAAYYNVRGCLAVFVESFYTPWIHFRVTYVAPPLQLLADTCVVLFLVQSVDRLVQSLGCLYILVKRIKPKLVAPALCDAEDPDAGYYPMVLVQIPMCNEKEVYQHSIAAVCNLDWPRSNFLIQVLDDSDDLTTQALIKDEVEKWRHNGARIVYHHRVLREGYKAGNLKSAMSCDYVKDYEYVAIFDADFQPYPDFLKRTVPHFKDNEDLGLVQARWSFVNKDENLLTRLQYINLCFHFEVEQQVNGVFINFFGFNGTAGVWRIKAVEDSGGWMERTTVEDMDIAVRAHLKGWKFVFLNDVECQCELPESYEAYRKQQHRWHSGPMQLFRLCLPDIIRCKIVFWKKANLIFLFFLLRKLILPFYSFTLFCIILPMTMFVPEAELPDWVVCYIPALMSFLNIAPAPKSFPFIIPYLLFENTMSVTKFNAMISGLFQLGSTYEWVVTKKSGRSLEGDLIASAPKGLKQLKYGSVPSINVGIKEQSKAKRESKKYNRIYKKELALSLLLLSAATRSLLSKQGIHFYFLLFQGISFLLVGLDLIGRDVK; this is translated from the exons ATGGCTCCGTGGGATGGCTTCTGGGCTGGTAGGGCCGCCATTGCCGGCGGCAATGCCTACCGCGACATGCCGGTCATTGTCAAGATGGAGAACCCCAACTGGTCTATCCCCGAGATCGACGATGGcggcgacgacaacgaggacTTGTTTGCCCGAGCAGGCGGGCAAAGGCGGAGGGTGAAGAACGTGAAGCAAATCACATGGGTGTTTCTCCTCAAGGCCCACCGCGCCGCCGGCTGCTTGGCGTGGCTCGCATCTGCCGCGGTCGCGCTAGGCGGCACTGCACGGCGCCGCGTGGCGATCGGTAGGACGGACTCCGGTGACACCGATGCGGAATACGAGGAGCGGACCGCTGCACCGAGGCGGTCCCGGTTCTACATGCTCATCAAGGCCAGTCTCCTGATGTCCATCTTTCTGCTTCTTGTTGAGCTCGCCGCCTACTACAACGTCAGGGGGTGCCTCGCCGTCTTCGTCGAGTCTTTCTACACGCCATGGATACACTTTCGTGTCACCTACGTGGCCCCGCCGCTCCAGCTCCTCGCCGACACCTGTGTGGTGCTCTTCCTAGTACAGAGCGTTGATCGCCTCGTCCAGAGCCTCGGTTGCTTGTACATTCTCGTCAAACGCATCAAGCCTAAGCTAGTCGCTCCAGCATTGTGTGATGCAGAGGACCCTGACGCTGGCTATTACCCCATGGTGCTCGTCCAGATACCAATGTGCAACGAGAAAGAG GTGTATCAACATTCGATAGCGGCGGTGTGCAATTTAGATTGGCCGAGGTCCAACTTTCTTATACAGGTGCTAGACGACTCTGATGACCTGACAACACaggcgttgatcaaagatgaggtGGAGAAGTGGCGGCATAATGGTGCACGCATTGTCTACCACCATCGTGTCCTTAGGGAGGGTTACAAGGCAGGCAACCTCAAGTCGGCAATGAGCTGCGACTATGTGAAGGACTATGAGTATGTTGCCATCTTTGATGCCGACTTCCAGCCATATCCTGATTTCTTGAAGCGCACCGTGCCACATTTTAAG GACAACGAGGACCTTGGCCTTGTCCAAGCTAGATGGTCATTTGTGAACAAGGATGAGAACCTATTGACACGGTTGCAGTACATTAACTTGTGCTTCCACTTTGAGGTGGAGCAACAAGTGAATGGTGTGTTTATCAACTTCTTTGGATTCAATGGCACAGCTGGGGTGTGGAGGATCAAGGCTGTGGAGGACTCAGGAGGGTGGATGGAGCGAACAACGGTGGAAGACATGGACATTGCTGTCCGTGCACACCTAAAGGGCTGGAAGTTTGTCTTTCTGAATGATGTTGAG TGCCAATGCGAACTACCAGAGTCATACGAGGCTTACCGAAAGCAACAACACCGGTGGCATTCGGGGCCGATGCAACTGTTTAGGCTATGCTTGCCAGATATCATCAGATGCAAG ATTGTATTCTGGAAGAAGGCCAACCTGATATTCCTTTTCTTCTTGCTACGCAAGCTCATCTTGCCTTTTTATTCCTTCACACTCTTTTGCATCATCCTACCAATGACAATGTTTGTGCCTGAAGCTGAGCTCCCCGATTGGGTCGTCTGCTACATCCCAGCGCTGATGTCCTTCCTAAACATCGCCCCCGCACCAAAATCATTCCCATTTATCATCCCATACCTTCTCTTTGAGAACACCATGTCTGTTACCAAGTTCAATGCCATGATCTCTGGACTATTCCAGCTAGGAAGCACATATGAGTGGGTCGTGACCAAGAAGTCTGGACGCTCATTGGAGGGTGATCTCATTGCCTCGGCGCCCAAGGGGCTGAAACAACTAAAGTATGGCTCGGTGCCATCCATCAACGTAGGAATCAAGGAGCAATCGAAGGCCAAAAGGGAGTCCAAGAAGTACAACCGGATATATAAGAAGGAGCTTGCCCTGTCACTACTACTCCTATCCGCCGCTACTCGCAGCTTACTATCAAAACAAGGGATCCACTTCTACTTCCTATTGTTCCAAGGCATCTCCTTCTTGCTGGTGGGACTTGACCTCATAGGTCGGGACGTCaaataa